In one Shewanella loihica PV-4 genomic region, the following are encoded:
- a CDS encoding DUF2062 domain-containing protein: MPKKFIQRYMPKPETLQNHKHLQMFGKLLHKPNLWALNRRSAPLAFAVGLFVAWIPMPFQMVLAAALAILFNCNLPVAVALVWVTNPVTMPFMFYAAYLFGAKLLNHPPQEFAFEASWQWIEASLFTIGPPFLLGCLVFGIIFSAVGYFVVHNLWKYSILFKWKNRTK; encoded by the coding sequence ATGCCAAAAAAATTCATTCAACGATATATGCCCAAGCCTGAGACACTGCAGAATCATAAGCACCTGCAGATGTTCGGTAAGCTGCTTCACAAGCCTAACCTCTGGGCCCTGAATCGACGCTCCGCTCCCCTCGCCTTTGCGGTCGGCCTGTTTGTCGCCTGGATCCCCATGCCATTTCAAATGGTGTTAGCCGCGGCGCTAGCGATCCTGTTCAACTGTAACTTACCTGTCGCCGTCGCCTTGGTGTGGGTCACCAACCCAGTCACCATGCCCTTTATGTTCTACGCCGCCTACCTCTTTGGCGCCAAACTGCTCAACCACCCTCCCCAAGAATTTGCCTTCGAAGCCAGCTGGCAATGGATCGAGGCCTCACTCTTCACCATAGGCCCGCCTTTCTTGCTCGGCTGTCTGGTGTTTGGGATCATATTTTCCGCCGTGGGTTACTTTGTCGTCCACAACCTGTGGAAGTACTCTATCCTGTTCAAGTGGAAGAATCGCACCAAGTAG